One stretch of Segatella copri DNA includes these proteins:
- a CDS encoding glycosyltransferase family 2 protein: MMIISTTTIIAGAVVVLLAVLGSLINPFLRSLRFQKTETAENQPPVSILITAHDNLAELERNLPMFLRQQYAADYQVIVVCQSTDGETQDFLKRTAAENPHLYYTYIPESSRYMSRKKLQITLGVKAAKHEWIILTEPNCRPSNDKWLQTMARQCQDPNHLVLGYVALDEETKSVRRFDSIRKAYYVLRRAQQTYGYRSHMPNVAFRKSDFMKEQGYQGNLEYVRGEYDFLVNKYAHCGDTATELDCDAWLIRETPSNKSWHNAHLYLQASRKSLERAGSMRTLMFFDHLMPHLSLIATLAVAAYSILMKNWILTGCAGFSFLLLFIGRMLIANKAIKHFDDGIAMFKLPFFEYGIIWRNLATKLRYWRADKNDFTSHKL; the protein is encoded by the coding sequence ATGATGATCATTAGTACAACTACTATAATAGCAGGCGCAGTGGTGGTTTTATTGGCGGTTCTCGGATCACTGATAAATCCATTTCTGCGCTCGTTGCGCTTTCAAAAAACAGAAACGGCAGAGAATCAACCTCCTGTCAGTATTCTCATTACCGCACACGATAATCTTGCTGAATTGGAGAGGAATCTCCCTATGTTCCTGCGCCAGCAGTATGCTGCCGACTATCAGGTAATCGTAGTCTGCCAGAGTACAGATGGCGAGACACAGGATTTTCTGAAGCGAACAGCAGCCGAGAACCCTCATCTGTATTATACTTACATTCCTGAGAGTTCACGCTACATGAGCCGCAAGAAATTGCAGATTACACTGGGTGTGAAGGCTGCCAAACATGAATGGATTATTCTGACAGAACCTAATTGCCGCCCAAGCAACGACAAGTGGCTGCAAACCATGGCCCGTCAATGTCAGGACCCTAACCATCTGGTATTGGGATATGTAGCCCTTGATGAGGAAACTAAGAGCGTACGCCGTTTCGACAGCATCCGCAAGGCTTACTATGTTTTGCGTCGTGCCCAACAGACCTACGGCTATCGCAGTCACATGCCAAACGTAGCGTTCCGCAAGAGCGACTTCATGAAGGAACAGGGCTATCAGGGCAACCTGGAATATGTTCGCGGCGAATACGATTTTCTCGTCAACAAGTATGCCCATTGTGGCGATACAGCTACAGAACTGGATTGCGATGCATGGCTCATCCGCGAAACACCATCGAACAAGAGCTGGCACAATGCCCACCTCTATCTGCAGGCTTCACGCAAGAGTTTGGAAAGAGCCGGTTCCATGCGAACCCTCATGTTCTTTGACCATCTCATGCCACATCTCAGCCTGATAGCAACGCTGGCCGTAGCAGCCTACTCTATCCTTATGAAGAATTGGATTCTTACAGGATGCGCAGGTTTCAGTTTCCTCCTGCTGTTCATCGGGAGAATGCTGATAGCCAACAAGGCCATCAAACACTTTGATGACGGAATAGCGATGTTCAAACTGCCATTCTTCGAATATGGAATTATCTGGAGAAATCTGGCTACCAAATTGCGCTATTGGCGGGCTGACAAAAACGATTTTACTTCTCATAAACTCTAA
- a CDS encoding cell division ATP-binding protein FtsE, translating to MLIDYQNVSIYQADKCVLQNINFHIDEGEFAYLIGKVGSGKSSLLKTLYCELDLVEGETEKAEILGRDLKTIKRKEIPALRKELGIIFQDFQLLHDRTVRKNFEFVLKATGWKNKKDRDKRIEEVLNEVGMIDKIDKMPHELSGGEQQRVAIARAILNNPKIIIADEPTGNLDPETASNIVSLLKDITKQGTAVVMTTHNIPMLDKFPGIVYRCKEGVLYDVTNEYNRIDLTEDGEDN from the coding sequence ATGTTAATAGATTATCAGAACGTCAGCATATATCAGGCCGACAAGTGCGTGCTCCAAAACATCAATTTCCATATTGATGAAGGAGAATTCGCCTACCTTATCGGAAAAGTCGGCTCTGGTAAAAGTTCGCTATTAAAGACACTTTATTGCGAACTAGACCTTGTAGAAGGCGAAACCGAGAAGGCTGAAATTCTCGGCAGAGACCTCAAAACTATAAAGCGAAAGGAGATTCCGGCTCTGCGTAAAGAACTGGGAATCATCTTTCAGGATTTCCAGCTGCTACACGACCGCACCGTTCGCAAGAACTTTGAATTCGTGCTTAAGGCAACAGGCTGGAAAAACAAGAAAGACAGAGATAAGCGCATCGAAGAAGTACTCAACGAAGTGGGCATGATTGATAAAATCGACAAGATGCCTCATGAGCTCTCAGGTGGTGAGCAGCAGCGTGTAGCCATCGCCCGCGCCATTCTCAATAATCCAAAAATCATCATCGCCGATGAGCCTACAGGCAATCTCGACCCAGAGACAGCCAGCAACATCGTGAGTCTGCTGAAAGACATCACCAAACAAGGCACAGCTGTTGTGATGACAACCCATAACATCCCGATGCTCGACAAATTCCCAGGCATCGTTTACCGCTGTAAGGAAGGTGTGCTCTACGACGTAACAAATGAGTACAACCGTATCGACCTCACAGAGGATGGAGAAGATAATTAA
- the hisIE gene encoding bifunctional phosphoribosyl-AMP cyclohydrolase/phosphoribosyl-ATP diphosphatase HisIE produces the protein MEIDFEKLGGLVPAIIQDAVTKNVLMLGFMNQEAYDKTIATKKVTFWSRSRNCLWTKGETSGNFLNLVSIQNDCDNDTLLVKVHPDGPTCHKGTDTCWAEENTLNPILFLSELQDFINKRHEEMPEGSYTTSLFKKGVNKMAQKVGEEAVETIIEATNGNNEKLVYESSDLLYHLIVLLTSKGLRIEDVVKELQMRHDPEWDKKRRVAKSKGEMK, from the coding sequence ATGGAAATAGATTTCGAAAAATTAGGCGGACTGGTTCCTGCCATCATCCAAGACGCAGTTACAAAGAACGTCTTGATGCTTGGCTTCATGAATCAGGAAGCATACGATAAGACAATAGCAACCAAAAAGGTAACATTCTGGAGCCGTTCACGCAACTGCCTCTGGACAAAAGGTGAAACATCAGGCAACTTCCTGAACCTCGTTAGCATTCAGAACGACTGCGATAACGACACCTTGCTGGTTAAGGTTCACCCAGATGGTCCAACCTGCCACAAAGGTACAGACACCTGCTGGGCAGAAGAGAATACACTCAACCCAATCCTCTTCCTCTCAGAGCTTCAGGACTTCATCAACAAGCGCCACGAAGAAATGCCAGAGGGAAGTTACACTACCAGCCTCTTCAAGAAAGGCGTTAACAAAATGGCGCAAAAGGTTGGAGAAGAAGCTGTTGAAACCATTATCGAAGCAACAAATGGCAACAACGAGAAACTCGTTTACGAGAGTTCAGACCTTCTCTATCACCTCATCGTTCTGCTCACAAGCAAGGGCTTGAGAATAGAAGATGTTGTGAAAGAACTTCAGATGCGTCACGATCCGGAATGGGATAAGAAACGCCGCGTTGCCAAGAGCAAGGGCGAAATGAAATAA
- the lysA gene encoding diaminopimelate decarboxylase, with protein MKGTFPIDKFQEIQTPFYYYDTNVLRQTLKTINEEAGKHEGFEVHYAVKANANPKVLNIICQAGLGADCVSGGEIQAAIKAGFPASKIVYAGVGKSDWEINLGLEKGIFCFNVESIPELEIINELAEKQNKIAQVCFRINPDVGAHTHANITTGLAENKFGIAMRDMEAVIEEAAKMKNIKFLGLHFHIGSQILDMGDFEALCNRINELQDQLEAHHIVVKNINVGGGLGIDYNHPNRVPIPDFKDYFDTYAKKLKLRDGQKLHFELGRAVVGQMGSLITKTLYIKQGTAKQFAIVDAGMTDLIRPALYQAYHKIENISSDEPVETYDVVGPICESSDVFGKAVDINKAHRGDLIALRSAGAYGEIMASQYNCRQLPKGYITEDF; from the coding sequence ATGAAAGGTACATTTCCGATAGATAAGTTTCAGGAGATACAGACTCCGTTCTACTATTACGACACCAATGTGTTGCGCCAGACATTGAAAACCATCAATGAAGAGGCTGGCAAGCACGAGGGATTTGAAGTGCACTATGCCGTAAAGGCAAATGCCAACCCTAAGGTGCTCAATATCATCTGTCAGGCTGGTTTAGGAGCCGACTGTGTGAGCGGAGGAGAAATTCAGGCTGCCATCAAAGCCGGATTCCCAGCCAGCAAGATTGTTTACGCTGGTGTAGGCAAAAGCGATTGGGAAATCAACCTCGGATTGGAGAAAGGCATCTTCTGCTTCAATGTAGAGAGTATTCCGGAGTTGGAAATCATCAACGAACTGGCTGAAAAACAGAATAAGATTGCACAGGTTTGTTTCCGCATCAATCCGGATGTCGGCGCCCATACGCATGCTAACATAACAACTGGTCTGGCAGAAAACAAGTTCGGTATTGCCATGCGCGACATGGAAGCCGTAATCGAAGAGGCTGCCAAGATGAAGAACATCAAGTTCCTGGGTCTGCACTTCCACATTGGTAGTCAGATACTTGATATGGGAGACTTCGAGGCTCTCTGTAACCGCATCAACGAGTTGCAAGACCAGTTGGAGGCTCATCACATCGTAGTAAAGAACATCAATGTAGGCGGTGGATTGGGTATCGATTACAACCATCCAAACCGTGTGCCTATCCCAGACTTCAAGGATTATTTTGATACATACGCTAAGAAACTGAAGTTGCGCGATGGTCAGAAGCTTCACTTCGAGTTGGGCCGCGCCGTAGTGGGTCAGATGGGTTCTCTCATCACCAAGACACTCTACATCAAGCAGGGCACAGCCAAGCAGTTTGCCATTGTGGATGCAGGAATGACCGACCTCATCCGTCCAGCCCTCTATCAGGCTTACCATAAGATTGAGAACATCTCAAGCGATGAACCTGTAGAAACTTACGACGTTGTAGGTCCAATCTGCGAATCAAGCGATGTCTTCGGCAAGGCTGTCGACATCAATAAAGCCCATCGCGGCGACCTCATCGCCCTCCGCTCAGCCGGAGCCTATGGTGAGATTATGGCGAGCCAGTATAACTGTCGCCAGTTGCCAAAGGGGTATATTACAGAAGACTTTTAA
- the hisF gene encoding imidazole glycerol phosphate synthase subunit HisF — MVKVQSNKGLAKRIVPCLDVKNGETVKGTNFVNLRSAGDPVELGKAYSDAGADELVFLDITASFEERKTFTDMVTRVAAEINIPFTVGGGINELKDVDRLLNAGADKVSINSAAIRHPELINEIANHYGSQVCVCAIDARLDSDGWHCYVKGGRERVELGLFDWAKEVADRGAGEILFTSMDHDGVKQGFANEALARLAEEVSIPIIASGGAGKMEHFRDAFTQGKADAALAASVFHFGEIAIPDLKKYLREEGINVRI; from the coding sequence ATGGTCAAAGTTCAAAGCAACAAAGGATTAGCTAAACGAATCGTTCCTTGTCTTGATGTAAAGAACGGCGAGACGGTAAAGGGAACCAATTTCGTAAACCTTCGCAGCGCTGGTGACCCGGTAGAACTGGGAAAAGCTTATAGCGATGCTGGAGCCGATGAGCTCGTATTCCTCGATATTACAGCGAGTTTCGAAGAGCGCAAAACCTTTACGGATATGGTAACCCGCGTGGCTGCCGAAATCAATATCCCATTTACTGTGGGAGGTGGAATCAATGAACTCAAAGATGTTGACCGCCTGCTCAACGCAGGAGCTGACAAGGTTAGCATCAACAGTGCTGCCATCCGACATCCGGAGCTCATCAATGAAATTGCCAACCATTATGGCTCACAGGTTTGCGTATGCGCCATTGATGCACGTCTCGATTCTGACGGCTGGCACTGTTATGTAAAAGGCGGAAGAGAACGGGTGGAACTAGGACTGTTTGACTGGGCTAAGGAAGTAGCCGACCGGGGTGCCGGTGAAATTCTCTTTACCAGTATGGATCATGACGGTGTGAAACAGGGATTCGCAAACGAGGCCCTCGCCCGTCTTGCTGAAGAAGTAAGCATTCCTATCATCGCCTCAGGAGGTGCTGGAAAGATGGAGCATTTCCGCGATGCGTTCACCCAAGGCAAGGCTGATGCTGCCCTGGCAGCTAGCGTGTTCCACTTCGGTGAAATCGCCATTCCTGACCTCAAGAAATACCTGAGAGAAGAAGGAATCAACGTGAGAATATAG
- a CDS encoding aspartate kinase produces the protein MKVMKFGGTSVGSPERMKGVASLVTESGEPTFIVLSAMSGTTNSLVEISDYLYKKNPEGANEVINNLEKKYMQHVEELYSTEEMKNTTREFLQGEFNYLRSFTKDLFTSFEEKSIVAQGEMMSTNMVVNYLKEQGVKAVLLNALDFMRTDKNAEPDPQYIKEKLAAIMEQNQGYQIYITQGFICRNAYGEVDNLQRGGSDYTASLIGAALPAEEIQIWTDIDGMHNNDPRVVEHTEAVRQLNFEEAAELAYFGAKILHPTCVQPAKYAGIPVRLKNTMDPKADGTIIDNVIVRGKIKAVAAKDNITAIKIKSSRMLLATGFLRKVFEIFESYQTPIDMIATSEVGVSMSIDNDSHLNDIVNELKKYGTVTVDSDMCIICVVGDLDWSNVGFETIATDAMKNIPVRMISYGGSNYNISFLIREKDKKQALQNLSNVLFEKK, from the coding sequence ATGAAGGTAATGAAATTCGGAGGTACTTCTGTAGGCTCACCAGAGCGCATGAAGGGAGTAGCCTCTTTGGTTACAGAATCAGGTGAACCAACTTTCATCGTATTGTCTGCGATGAGCGGTACAACAAACTCTCTCGTTGAGATCTCTGACTATCTTTACAAGAAGAATCCAGAGGGCGCCAACGAGGTAATCAACAACTTGGAGAAGAAATACATGCAGCATGTAGAAGAACTCTACTCTACCGAGGAGATGAAAAATACGACTCGTGAGTTCTTGCAGGGCGAATTCAACTATCTCCGCTCATTCACCAAAGACCTCTTCACTTCTTTCGAGGAGAAGAGCATCGTGGCTCAGGGCGAGATGATGAGCACCAACATGGTTGTAAACTACTTGAAGGAACAGGGTGTAAAGGCTGTATTGCTCAACGCATTAGACTTTATGCGAACTGACAAGAACGCAGAACCAGATCCTCAGTACATCAAGGAGAAGTTGGCTGCTATCATGGAGCAGAACCAGGGCTATCAGATTTACATCACTCAGGGATTCATCTGCCGCAACGCATATGGCGAGGTTGACAATCTGCAGCGTGGCGGTAGCGACTACACCGCATCTCTTATCGGTGCAGCTCTCCCAGCTGAAGAGATTCAGATCTGGACCGACATCGACGGAATGCACAACAACGACCCTCGTGTCGTAGAGCACACTGAGGCTGTCCGCCAGTTGAACTTCGAGGAGGCCGCTGAGTTGGCTTACTTCGGTGCCAAGATTCTCCACCCTACCTGTGTTCAGCCAGCTAAGTATGCAGGCATCCCTGTACGCTTGAAGAACACCATGGATCCTAAGGCCGACGGTACAATCATCGACAATGTCATCGTACGCGGCAAGATCAAGGCTGTTGCTGCCAAGGACAACATCACAGCCATCAAGATCAAGAGTAGCCGCATGTTGCTCGCTACAGGTTTCCTCCGCAAGGTATTCGAAATCTTCGAGAGCTATCAGACTCCAATTGATATGATTGCCACTTCTGAGGTGGGTGTCAGCATGAGTATTGATAATGATTCTCATCTTAACGACATCGTAAACGAGCTGAAGAAATATGGTACAGTAACTGTAGATTCAGATATGTGTATTATCTGCGTTGTAGGTGATTTGGACTGGAGCAACGTTGGCTTCGAGACCATCGCTACCGATGCGATGAAGAACATTCCTGTACGCATGATTTCTTACGGTGGTTCTAACTATAACATCTCATTCCTCATCAGAGAGAAAGATAAGAAGCAGGCATTGCAGAACTTGAGCAACGTATTGTTCGAGAAGAAGTAA